The DNA segment ACAAATATATAAATAATTATTTTTATCTTCTAACATTTGCTTTACTTCATCTTTAGAGTTTACATCTACAAATGTAACCTCCGCCTTCTCTTCTTTTAAATCATTAAAAAATTCATATACATCTAAAATATCTTTTTTATCCATGCTTCTAAATTCCAAGCCCATAATACCCCTCCAAACCTTATAGAATAGCTTATTATCTAAATCTCATATTATAAAATACTACTTTATTTATATAAATCTCTCATATATATTCTCTTCCTTCTAGTACTTGTACTAAGGTTTTCAAATAATACTCCTCTATAAATCATAACAAAAGAAAAAAGTATTTGTCCTATTATATATATTATAATTGAAGAAGTAGAAAAATTTAATCCTAAGCTAAAATTAATAGAGAATAAATTTAATAACAATCTTCCAGATAAAATATATAATAGAATCATAAATATAATATTAGGTATAAACCATTCTAACCAGTTTTCCTTTATAAACTCAAATGCATAAACTATAGTTTCCCAAGGATCATAAAACTTTTGATAAAGAGATTCTGGAAGTGCATTTAAAAATATAAATATAGCTAATGGTATAAGCATGGTAATAAAACTTCCTAAACTCCCAATCAAAGGTGATAAAATCATATTATATAATAAACTTGCAAGCCATCCAATTAAAAGTACACTATATACTTTACGAAGAAGAGCTGTAAAACCCATTTTAAAATCTTCTAAATCAAACTTCTCTACTCTAATTATATTTTGAAGTAAATATAAATAATTAGAAATCATAGAAGCCATTGCAAGTGTTAAAACTATACCCCCTATTATTCTTAAAACCCCCATAAATAATGTGTTAACGACTATCCCTAATACAATATTTATAACTAAGTATGCTAATCCTGTAAGTATTAATGTCCAGTTTTTCGTCAACAGACGAATAGTCTTATTAAATGCATCTTTATTTAAATATAATAAGTCTTTTAATATAACCATTTTAACTCTCCTCTTCTAAAAATTCTTTTGTAATATCATAGACTTTTGACTTGGTAAAAACATTATTTTTTCCCTTATGTTCAAATAGATATACTTTTTTTACATATGATATATCTTCTTTGTCAAAAGTTTCTAAAAAGCTTCCAATATCAAATTTAAAACTTATAATTGAAATGTCTTTTATTATTTTCTTAGCAGATAAACCTATATAACTTGGCAAATATTTTTTCAAATTATCATCTTTCTTTAAAAAATCATGACGAAGCTTTTTTATTTTATATTCATCATAGAATTTAATGTAATTTGGCATTGATTTATTGTTATTGAAGATATAATCATATTTTAAAATATCATTAAATATATCATTATCTTTTTTAAAGTAAAATATAAAATATTCATACAGTATTTCATATAATTTCTTTAAACTATGAGATATAGTGTGATATCCTCGTTCTTCCCAGTAGCGAGAAAAATGTTCATAAAAATCAAAAGGATTGTCAAAATAATTTTTAATTATATAATTTATACTATTTTTAAAATTTAATTCATTTCCATATTTATCAACTAAATCTTCAATGATCTTAAGTTTTAAAATTTCATCATAACTTATAAATTTATTTTCCATAATTTCATAAGGTGGTGAATCATGAAACTTAAAACCATATTCTCTTGTTTTTTGTCTTAATTCAGATCCTTTTAATAGTTTCAAAAAACCTACTTGCAGTTTTTCAGGCTCCAAATTATATACATCATTAAATGAATTTTTAAAGCTATTATAATTTTCGTATGGAAGACCTACTATTAGATCTAGATGTTGATGAATATTTTTATAATTATTTATCTCTTTAACTACAAATGAAAGTTTATCAAAGTCAGTAGTTCTCCCTATAGCTTCTATAGTTTTTTTGTTTGTTGACTGTACCCCTATTTCAAATTGAAACATACCTTCAGGTACACTTTTTAAAAACTGTATCATTTCCCTATCTAATAAATGAGCTGTTACTTCAAAATGAAAATTAATATTTTCAGGATTATTTTTCATTATATAAATCATTATTTCAATTGAATATTTTTTATCTGCATTAAATGTTCTATCTACAAATTTAACTTGTTTCACTTTAGAATCTATAAGAAATTTTAAATCTTTTTTAACTCTATCAATTGAAAAAAATCTTACTCCTTTTATTGTAGAAGATAAGCAAAATTTGCAATTAAAAGGACAACCTCTTGATGTCTCATAATATATTATTTTATTTTTAAAGGAATTCATATTACTTATAAATGGAGAAGGAATTTTATCTAAATTATTTATTAATGGCCTAGAAGCGTTTATTTTTATATTATCTCCAACTCTATATGCAAGACCTAATAAATCATCATACTTTTTATTTTTTATCATGTTAATAATAAGCTCTCTAAAGGTTTCTTCACCTTCACCATAAATTATAAAATCAATAAATTTATTATTATTCATTAATTGTTTTATATCAAAAGAAACTTCAGGACCACCAAGTATAATTTTCAAATCTGGTTTTACAATTTTTAATTTTTCACATATGGTAATAGTTTCTTTAAATCCCCATATATATGTAGAAAATGCCAATACATCTATATTTTTTTTGAAAATTTCTGATACTATAAAATTTAAATTTTGGTTTATTGTATATTCTTCTATATCTACATTAATATTTAAATCTTTTATATATTCTTTTAAATATCTTATAGAGAGAGATGAATGTACAAACTTTGAATTAAGTGTTGTAATTAATAATTTCATCTTTTGCACTCCTAATTGGATAATGTTTTCTTCATATCATTATAATACTTTTTTATCATACCAGCAAATTCTCTATTTTTTATATCCTAAAACATGAAAAAAATTTATCTCTTTTACGAAATAATTTGCTAAAGAATAATTATATCTATCATATGTATGGGTTGATATATAAATATTTTCTAAAGTTCTTGGACTTTTAATATCAACTATAACTAGAGAATGTTCAAATACTATATCTGAATCAAAATTAAGTTGTACTATATCTCCTATTTCGACTTTATCAATATTACTTTTTTCTACAACTGGGCCTCTTCCAGTATTATTTTCCAAAAATTTTTTCAAATAATTTGCAGAAGTCCATGCAGGCGCTCTGTCATTTATATTGTTATAATACCATCCAGTCCATCTATTGTAATTCATAGGACATCCTCCTGCATATAGCACTTGTGAAATAAAATTAGTACAATCTCCTCCTAAATCTTCAAAATTATAATATTTAGGATTTCTTTTAAAAGCCCACTTTTTAGCATATTGTTTTGCTTTTTCTCTATCATATTTATATAATATACTCAAAACTACCCCTCCCATTAAAAAATACTCTTTAAATATAATTTTATTCCAAATAAATAATAATTATTATTTATATTCCTTGTAAAAAAAAGAGGAATAATATACACTTTTGTAGAAAGATATTATATACAACTATTTTATTAGTAATTATGAAAGGAGAAAAATGATGCAAGAATTTGAAAAAATATCTATAGCTGAAATACCTAAAAAAGACATGCTACTTATATTAGAAGCATTGCAATATACAGGTGAAAATAAGAATTTAGAGGAATATTTATCTTTGAAAAATAGTATTGTTAGTGAACTTAGTGAACTTGCAGATAGTTCTGAAGAAGAATTTATAGATTACTTAAAAAAATAAATTTAACACCCTAGTACTAGGGTGTTAAATTTATTTTTGAAATATATATAATCCTGATTTTGTCATGATCTCTATAGTCACAGTATCATTTTTATAATATTTTTTTATTATTTTTGATCTATTTAACAAAGGATGATCTATAATATCACCTTGATTAGAATCGAATAAATTTGGTATATTATTCATGTTTATATCTAAACTACTAGGATCAATTCTGCCTTTTCTAAGTTTAACTAAATAATCTGATATTTTAGTCATGAACTTTTTATCACTATATTCTATTTTATTTATTTCTTCAGAATAAACTCCTAATAAAGATAATAAAAATATGTCATTAATTTTAGCATTATCAACCTCACAATGATTTTCAATTATTAATATACTTTTTTTAATAATGTCATCGTTATATGAGATATCATTTAATGTATTTATCAAATTTATTCTTTCTTTTTCAAAGTTTATTGTATAATTACCTTCAAATTCTTCTAAATCTATTTTATAGTATTTTTTATATTCATTTAAAAATTCAGTTTGAGAAAAGTTTATTATTTCATTTTTTAAATTCTTTAATATTTCTTCTTTTTTATACTCTCCACTGATTAATGTATCTAATAATTTCCCTAATAAAATACCACTTAATAAACTTTTTATATTACCAGTAAAAAATAAAATATTCTTTATAATCTCTTCTCTAGCAATGTCAAAATCAGAATTAGTAATAACTATAGGTATTATTCTAGCTGTAAAGTTTGAGTCTTTATATTTCCAATAATTATTAGTTTTGTTTTTATCAGAATTATAAATATAATATTTTAATAGTTCCATTTCCTTTATAAATCTAGGATAATATATTCTTACCCCTTTTTTATCTTCTGAAGGCATTAAAGATTTAATAGTACTCAACATCAATTGTAACTGATAATTCCTTATTACATTTTTATTATTTTTAAGTGCATCCATTGTCGATGCTGAATTTATTATTTTTTCAATTATATCTTTAGACATATGTTCCTCCCTTCTATTAGTTCAATACCCACATAAGTATTTTTTAAAGACCATAAAAACACCCTACAAATTATATTTTCTAATATTTTGCAGGATGCTTTAAAATAATATATCTATTATTAATTACATTTTTTCAGGAGCTTCTACTGCTATAAGTGAAAGACCTGTTTTTAATACATCTCTTGTAGATTTTACTAATAATAATCTAGCTTTTTTAACTTTTTCATCATCTACTAAAATTGGACAATCATGATAGAATCTATTAAATGCTTGAGCTATATCAACTATATGACGTGTTATTATTGCAGGTTCATATTTTTCCATAGCATCAATTACAACTTGCTTGAAATCATGTAGAAGTCTTACTACATTAACTGCTTCTTCATTTAATAATAATGAATAATCAATATCATCAGTAACGTCAACATTAGCTTTTTTTAGTATGCTATTTGCTCTTGCATGAGTATATTGAACATATGGACCTGTTTCACCTTCAAATGCTAATGTTTTATCCCATGAAAAAGTGTAATCTTTAATTCTACTATTTGATAACTCTTGGAATACTATAGCTCCTATTCCTATTTGTTTTGCAACTTCTTCTTTATTTTCTAAGTTTGGATTTTTTTGTTCTATTATTTCCTTAGTTTTATCAACTGCTTTATTTAAAACATCTTCTAAAAATACTACTCTACCTTTACGTGTAGACATTGTACCTTCCTCTAATGATACCATTCCAAAAGGAACATGCACACAATCTTTTGCCCAATCAAATCCCATTAATTCAACCATTTTCATCCATTGTTGAAAATGTAAAATTTGTTGAGAACCAACTACATAAATATTTTTATAAAAGTCATAAGTTTCTTTTCTATATAAAGCAGCTGCAACGTCTCTAGTAATATACAATGTAGATCCATCTCTTTTTTGTACAAGTGCAGGAGGCATACCATAAGGTTCTAAATCTACTATTCTTGCACCTTGTGAATCTTCTAATATCCCTTTTTCATTCATAATATCTATTACTCTAGGCATTTTATCAGAATAAAAGCTTTCACCTGCTAATGAATCAAACTTTATATTTAACATCTCATAAACTCTATTAAACTCTTTTAAACTAACATCTCTAATCCACTGCCATAATTCTTTTGCTTCAGGATCCTCACCTTCTTCTAGTTTAAAAAACCATTCACGGGCTTTATCATCTAATTCAGGTTTCTTTTCTACTTCTTCGTGAAATTTAATATATAATTT comes from the Senegalia massiliensis genome and includes:
- the argS gene encoding arginine--tRNA ligase, yielding MIDFKEKIGEIINQNVEQISKEEVLELLETPPSYDMGDYAMPCFKMAKIFRKSPNLIAEDIVNMIGENKYFENIENKGAYVNFFVNKELFSETVLKEVYEKENKYGATNIGKNRNVIVEFSSPNIAKPFHIGHIRSTVIGHSIYKIYDFLGFNTIAINHLGDYGTQFGKLIVAYKAWGDRKVIESNPIPELLKLYIKFHEEVEKKPELDDKAREWFFKLEEGEDPEAKELWQWIRDVSLKEFNRVYEMLNIKFDSLAGESFYSDKMPRVIDIMNEKGILEDSQGARIVDLEPYGMPPALVQKRDGSTLYITRDVAAALYRKETYDFYKNIYVVGSQQILHFQQWMKMVELMGFDWAKDCVHVPFGMVSLEEGTMSTRKGRVVFLEDVLNKAVDKTKEIIEQKNPNLENKEEVAKQIGIGAIVFQELSNSRIKDYTFSWDKTLAFEGETGPYVQYTHARANSILKKANVDVTDDIDYSLLLNEEAVNVVRLLHDFKQVVIDAMEKYEPAIITRHIVDIAQAFNRFYHDCPILVDDEKVKKARLLLVKSTRDVLKTGLSLIAVEAPEKM
- a CDS encoding amidase domain-containing protein encodes the protein MSILYKYDREKAKQYAKKWAFKRNPKYYNFEDLGGDCTNFISQVLYAGGCPMNYNRWTGWYYNNINDRAPAWTSANYLKKFLENNTGRGPVVEKSNIDKVEIGDIVQLNFDSDIVFEHSLVIVDIKSPRTLENIYISTHTYDRYNYSLANYFVKEINFFHVLGYKK
- a CDS encoding B12-binding domain-containing radical SAM protein, coding for MKLLITTLNSKFVHSSLSIRYLKEYIKDLNINVDIEEYTINQNLNFIVSEIFKKNIDVLAFSTYIWGFKETITICEKLKIVKPDLKIILGGPEVSFDIKQLMNNNKFIDFIIYGEGEETFRELIINMIKNKKYDDLLGLAYRVGDNIKINASRPLINNLDKIPSPFISNMNSFKNKIIYYETSRGCPFNCKFCLSSTIKGVRFFSIDRVKKDLKFLIDSKVKQVKFVDRTFNADKKYSIEIMIYIMKNNPENINFHFEVTAHLLDREMIQFLKSVPEGMFQFEIGVQSTNKKTIEAIGRTTDFDKLSFVVKEINNYKNIHQHLDLIVGLPYENYNSFKNSFNDVYNLEPEKLQVGFLKLLKGSELRQKTREYGFKFHDSPPYEIMENKFISYDEILKLKIIEDLVDKYGNELNFKNSINYIIKNYFDNPFDFYEHFSRYWEERGYHTISHSLKKLYEILYEYFIFYFKKDNDIFNDILKYDYIFNNNKSMPNYIKFYDEYKIKKLRHDFLKKDDNLKKYLPSYIGLSAKKIIKDISIISFKFDIGSFLETFDKEDISYVKKVYLFEHKGKNNVFTKSKVYDITKEFLEEES